A genomic segment from Legionella micdadei encodes:
- a CDS encoding RES family NAD+ phosphorylase, producing MGFSDKLNKLFFTNQRCYRLIPSKFPPIHLFEDVADEEDFAALYAVQALTNPRIQDEIGDISLVPEGERLYAAPGSGYVMAAFTHINPDGSRFSNGDYGVYYASESLDTAIAETVYHRERFLSYTQEPAQEIDMRTLIAEFSADLYDLLSLNKSEHPLYSLNDYSISQALGAEIKKRSEDGLVYHSVRAVGPDNKNFALFKPKTIHHCIQGTHYSYVWTGEKISAVYKKTLTVSLA from the coding sequence ATGGGCTTTTCCGACAAATTAAATAAGCTTTTTTTCACTAATCAACGATGCTATCGCCTAATCCCCTCTAAATTTCCACCTATTCATCTATTTGAAGATGTGGCTGATGAAGAGGATTTTGCAGCTTTGTATGCTGTGCAGGCATTGACTAACCCAAGGATTCAAGATGAGATTGGTGATATTTCGTTAGTACCAGAAGGCGAACGACTTTATGCAGCACCTGGATCAGGCTACGTTATGGCCGCCTTTACCCATATCAACCCTGATGGTAGTCGTTTTTCGAATGGAGATTATGGGGTTTACTATGCTTCCGAATCCCTGGATACTGCTATTGCTGAAACTGTTTATCATCGGGAACGATTCTTAAGTTATACCCAAGAGCCCGCGCAAGAAATTGATATGCGAACACTGATCGCCGAATTCAGTGCTGATTTGTATGACTTGCTAAGTTTGAATAAATCCGAACACCCACTTTACTCTTTAAACGACTACTCAATCAGCCAAGCTTTAGGCGCAGAGATAAAAAAACGAAGTGAAGATGGGTTAGTCTATCACTCAGTTCGTGCTGTGGGACCAGATAATAAGAATTTTGCTCTTTTCAAACCTAAAACTATCCATCACTGCATTCAGGGCACTCACTATAGTTATGTATGGACAGGCGAGAAAATCAGCGCTGTCTATAAAAAAACCCTTACGGTGAGTCTTGCTTAA
- a CDS encoding DUF1415 domain-containing protein: MVVEYLALVMNYTMPQPDELIIQHTLNWIRSFVIKLNICPFAKREINRGTLRIQVSSAQKIQAGLKVLMTEIQLLDSEPSVETTLLVFPSSFEDFFHYLDFVNEAEALLFENGYEGIYQLATFHPEYCFADAEFDDVTNFTNRSPYPMFHLLREESVEKAIALYGNTEKIPEANMAAMRKLGIEEITRILIDCIPVA; the protein is encoded by the coding sequence ATGGTCGTAGAATACTTGGCTTTAGTAATGAATTACACTATGCCTCAACCCGATGAACTCATTATTCAACACACATTAAATTGGATTCGCTCATTTGTCATTAAGTTGAATATTTGTCCATTTGCCAAGCGGGAAATCAACAGGGGAACTTTAAGAATCCAAGTCAGCAGTGCGCAAAAGATCCAAGCGGGTCTTAAAGTATTAATGACAGAAATTCAATTACTAGACAGTGAACCCTCAGTTGAAACGACCCTTTTAGTTTTCCCTTCCTCGTTTGAGGATTTTTTTCATTATTTAGATTTTGTCAATGAGGCTGAGGCACTTCTGTTTGAAAATGGATATGAAGGAATCTATCAATTAGCCACCTTTCATCCTGAATACTGTTTTGCAGATGCTGAATTCGACGATGTGACTAACTTTACCAACCGCTCTCCCTACCCTATGTTCCACTTGTTGCGCGAAGAAAGTGTCGAAAAAGCGATTGCTTTATATGGAAACACAGAAAAAATTCCCGAGGCCAATATGGCTGCAATGCGTAAACTGGGGATAGAAGAGATTACGAGAATACTAATCGATTGCATTCCTGTTGCTTAA
- a CDS encoding MFS transporter: protein MNRSITRIAAWGIWIIASLFYAYQYILRVMPNIMLDNFIQQFHIDTAVFGQFSGVYYLGYSLMHLPIGIMLDRFGPKKVMTGCILLTVIGLLPILFAERWMYPMIGRALIGMGSSAAILGTFKIIRMAFREQLFTRMLSFSVTIGLIGAIYGGGPVSYLCTLLGYKTVVQIFAFFGVLLATLTYFIVPEIEKSTQPHSIISDIKRVLTNRQVIALCLLSGLMVGPLEGFADVWGSAFIKRVYGFDPTLASYLPSMIFIGMCFGAPVLSFIAEKTNNYLAVIIGAGIAMMLVFLALISKQFTANTMAFSFILVGVCSAYQILAIYKASTYLPEDVAGITTAIANMIIMSFGYAFHTTIGLLVNVFGGPSMSSAFIYGLSVIPLTLALAVVGFLALFYQERGKAAVISANNIL, encoded by the coding sequence ATGAATAGATCAATTACACGCATTGCAGCATGGGGAATATGGATAATTGCTTCATTATTCTATGCCTATCAATATATTTTGCGGGTCATGCCTAACATCATGCTGGATAATTTTATTCAGCAGTTCCACATCGATACAGCAGTTTTTGGTCAGTTTTCAGGGGTTTATTATCTCGGTTACTCCCTGATGCATCTACCAATCGGCATTATGCTAGACCGCTTTGGCCCTAAAAAAGTGATGACGGGTTGTATCTTACTCACCGTTATTGGCCTTCTACCCATTCTATTTGCAGAGCGCTGGATGTATCCGATGATTGGCCGAGCCCTGATTGGTATGGGTTCCTCTGCAGCAATCCTCGGCACTTTCAAAATAATCCGCATGGCTTTCAGAGAACAGTTGTTTACGCGGATGCTGAGTTTCTCTGTTACGATTGGTTTAATCGGAGCAATCTACGGTGGTGGCCCAGTGAGTTATCTCTGTACCCTCTTAGGTTATAAAACAGTTGTACAAATTTTTGCATTCTTTGGGGTTTTACTTGCCACGCTAACCTATTTTATCGTGCCAGAGATAGAAAAGAGTACCCAGCCTCACTCGATCATCAGTGATATCAAAAGGGTTCTCACCAATCGACAGGTGATAGCATTATGTCTTTTATCAGGGCTCATGGTTGGTCCACTGGAAGGATTTGCCGATGTTTGGGGCTCGGCCTTCATTAAGCGGGTTTATGGCTTCGATCCAACCTTGGCTAGCTATCTGCCTTCAATGATTTTTATTGGGATGTGTTTCGGTGCACCCGTACTCAGTTTTATCGCTGAGAAAACCAATAATTATTTAGCTGTGATCATTGGCGCTGGCATCGCAATGATGCTTGTCTTTTTAGCGCTTATTTCTAAGCAATTTACAGCAAATACAATGGCATTTAGTTTTATTTTAGTCGGTGTTTGCAGTGCATATCAGATTTTAGCGATTTATAAAGCGTCCACTTATTTACCTGAGGATGTGGCCGGAATTACTACCGCCATTGCTAACATGATTATCATGAGCTTTGGTTACGCATTCCATACTACTATAGGGCTTTTGGTCAATGTGTTTGGTGGACCCAGTATGTCCAGCGCCTTCATTTATGGGTTAAGTGTAATTCCTTTGACTTTAGCGCTTGCCGTGGTTGGCTTCCTTGCTCTGTTTTACCAAGAACGTGGTAAAGCGGCTGTTATTTCTGCAAACAACATCCTATAG
- a CDS encoding serpin family protein — MTLIKQKWIIISLVFLFLSFPLQALSNSTTDYNTQKEALNEFAFDLYKQVAQSNQNIIISPYSLSSLLVILLNGAQGNTQQQLAKLLHFNYENGKNNFNLDAIDQELLGSNACPRDAYCKPNDNNTVFLIANALWADRSFSYIPAFLTTLQQAKVTQFHQADFKNLPEKARTTINNWVEKKTNGYIQQLIPQGAISKDTKLVLVNAIYFNGLWMLPFQRKNTLLKPFLLKNGVSVQTPMMNQENRFLYSEDEHLQLLQLGYTNSNIKLAILLPKGNYTTQDVLKTLNQEIFSKLVSASIEQKVQVSIPRFNLDSTFDTLSSTLQKMGLKEAFTDQANFSKMTKSALSISAIIQKAIIKVDEKGTVATAATSTLLIATAAYPQPIIKFNANHPFLLVLFDAKSGIILFIGQVMNPTGV, encoded by the coding sequence ATGACTCTCATCAAACAAAAATGGATCATTATTTCACTCGTCTTTCTCTTTTTGAGTTTTCCCTTACAAGCTCTCAGCAATTCAACGACCGATTACAACACTCAAAAAGAAGCACTCAATGAATTTGCATTTGATCTCTATAAACAAGTTGCGCAGTCGAACCAAAATATCATTATTTCACCTTATAGCCTCTCTTCCCTGTTAGTGATTTTACTGAATGGCGCGCAAGGTAATACGCAACAACAACTCGCTAAACTTCTTCATTTTAACTACGAAAACGGAAAAAACAATTTTAACTTAGATGCAATCGATCAGGAATTGCTAGGCTCTAATGCTTGCCCCAGAGATGCCTATTGTAAACCGAATGATAATAATACTGTTTTCTTAATTGCCAATGCGCTTTGGGCAGATCGAAGTTTTTCTTATATTCCTGCCTTTCTTACTACTTTACAACAAGCCAAGGTAACTCAATTCCATCAAGCTGATTTTAAAAATTTACCTGAAAAAGCGAGGACAACCATCAATAATTGGGTTGAAAAGAAAACAAACGGCTATATCCAGCAGCTAATTCCACAAGGAGCCATCTCAAAAGATACAAAATTAGTATTAGTCAACGCAATTTATTTCAATGGATTATGGATGCTCCCTTTTCAGCGTAAAAATACTTTGTTAAAGCCATTTCTATTGAAAAACGGGGTTTCTGTACAAACACCTATGATGAATCAAGAAAACCGGTTTCTTTATAGTGAAGACGAGCACCTACAGCTGTTGCAATTGGGCTATACCAACAGCAACATTAAACTTGCTATTTTGCTGCCGAAAGGAAATTACACCACTCAAGACGTGCTAAAAACTTTAAATCAAGAAATTTTTTCTAAACTAGTAAGTGCCTCCATAGAACAAAAGGTACAAGTTAGCATTCCGCGATTTAATCTTGATTCAACGTTTGATACCTTAAGTAGTACTCTTCAAAAAATGGGATTGAAAGAAGCATTTACTGATCAAGCCAATTTTTCTAAGATGACAAAATCAGCGCTCTCCATTTCTGCGATAATTCAAAAAGCAATTATCAAGGTAGATGAAAAAGGAACCGTCGCTACAGCAGCAACGTCGACCCTTTTGATAGCTACTGCTGCATACCCTCAACCCATTATTAAGTTTAATGCGAATCATCCCTTTTTGCTTGTTCTGTTCGATGCAAAATCAGGCATTATTCTATTTATAGGTCAAGTCATGAATCCAACAGGGGTATGA
- a CDS encoding YbaB/EbfC family nucleoid-associated protein, translating into MKNSTGIMVDENIMKALGAHTAKAIRVKSAQMEAAIAAKLEDLEFLVVEGFSNGKLVKAKVDGNHQLLELSFDPSYSDWDDKTKTCALMLEAVNDALYKVDLAIETEISTIKYEYVGEVIRAFEKKD; encoded by the coding sequence ATGAAAAACTCAACTGGGATTATGGTGGATGAAAATATCATGAAAGCGTTGGGTGCGCATACTGCAAAGGCGATTAGGGTGAAAAGCGCTCAAATGGAGGCTGCCATTGCAGCAAAATTAGAAGATCTCGAGTTCCTGGTGGTCGAAGGATTTTCAAATGGTAAGCTTGTTAAAGCAAAAGTCGACGGTAATCATCAACTGCTCGAACTGAGTTTTGATCCCTCTTATTCAGATTGGGATGATAAAACCAAAACTTGCGCCCTGATGTTGGAAGCCGTTAATGATGCACTCTATAAAGTGGATCTCGCTATTGAGACTGAGATTTCCACGATAAAATATGAATATGTGGGTGAAGTCATTCGCGCTTTTGAAAAGAAGGACTAA